Proteins encoded within one genomic window of Candidatus Zixiibacteriota bacterium:
- a CDS encoding SpoVG family protein: protein MEITEIRVTLRDEDRLKGFVNVTFDDAFVVRGMKVIKGNEGYFLAMPSRRRRDGTHQDIAHPVTAEMRNTLERRVIEAYEMELKAQTSL from the coding sequence TTGGAGATTACAGAAATCCGGGTCACCTTGAGAGATGAAGATAGGCTTAAAGGCTTTGTTAATGTGACGTTCGACGATGCCTTCGTGGTGCGTGGCATGAAAGTGATCAAAGGGAACGAAGGCTACTTTCTGGCCATGCCCAGCCGGCGACGGCGCGACGGCACCCACCAGGATATTGCCCACCCGGTCACGGCCGAGATGCGCAACACCCTGGAAAGGCGGGTCATCGAAGCTTACGAAATGGAACTCAAGGCACAAACTAGTTTGTGA
- the ispE gene encoding 4-(cytidine 5'-diphospho)-2-C-methyl-D-erythritol kinase produces MIIRTCTSDRVVIDASAKINLFLEVLRKREDGFHDINSLFQAVSLFDKLEFQRLDRPGCTLSVLGNDTLPNDNSNLICRACELMARRFGLKHGLSVELTKRIPLAAGLGGGSADAAATIIAYNLLNHLDLTYEEMARIGALIGSDVPFFFSNGQALVTGRGEIVEPVELPTDYAILLVNPGIPVSTAEAYADLRMGLTNSRHPFSLPYCRSFEEFVECLDSSGNDFEKTQLKRCPDLGRIRNVLLDCGARLVRLSGSGPTVFGVYHIAPELEEVIRLIRNDWFCCSVRPVRFDSDNNHEPEGGGFGDYRNPGHLER; encoded by the coding sequence ATGATCATTAGAACGTGCACCAGCGACCGCGTCGTTATCGACGCTTCGGCCAAGATAAACTTATTTTTAGAAGTCCTTCGTAAACGCGAAGACGGCTTCCACGATATCAACTCATTGTTTCAGGCCGTATCGCTCTTTGACAAACTGGAGTTTCAACGGTTGGATCGCCCCGGATGCACTCTTTCCGTTTTAGGCAACGACACTCTGCCTAACGACAACTCCAATCTTATCTGTCGAGCCTGTGAACTCATGGCTCGTCGGTTCGGACTCAAGCATGGTCTGTCCGTCGAGTTAACCAAGAGAATTCCGCTGGCAGCCGGCCTCGGGGGCGGGTCGGCCGACGCGGCGGCCACAATAATAGCCTATAATCTACTGAATCATTTAGACTTAACATACGAAGAGATGGCCCGTATCGGGGCTCTGATCGGCTCTGATGTGCCCTTTTTCTTCTCCAACGGCCAGGCTCTGGTCACAGGACGGGGAGAGATTGTCGAACCGGTTGAACTACCGACCGATTACGCAATCTTACTAGTCAATCCGGGAATTCCCGTATCCACCGCCGAGGCCTATGCCGACCTTAGAATGGGCTTGACAAACTCAAGACATCCATTTAGTTTGCCCTACTGCCGGAGTTTCGAGGAATTTGTTGAGTGCCTTGATTCTTCCGGCAATGATTTTGAAAAGACCCAGCTAAAACGGTGCCCGGATCTGGGTCGGATAAGAAATGTTCTGTTGGACTGCGGGGCTAGACTGGTGCGGTTAAGCGGCAGTGGTCCGACTGTTTTTGGTGTGTACCATATAGCTCCGGAGTTAGAAGAAGTAATACGGTTGATCAGAAATGACTGGTTTTGTTGCTCAGTGAGACCGGTCAGGTTCGACTCTGATAATAACCATGAACCAGAGGGAGGCGGCTTTGGAGATTACAGAAATCCGGGTCACCTTGAGAGATGA
- the acnA gene encoding aconitate hydratase AcnA encodes MDPFNSISPLSTKGGEVKMYRLDKVASADQLTRMPYSIKVLLENVLRNVDGHAVTEDDVKRLAAYKAKTVGDVELPYKPARVLLQDFTGVPAVVDLAALRSAMKRMGGDPGKINPLVPVDLVIDHSVQVDAYASDDALKINMQKEFERNAERYEFLHWGKKAFDNFRVVPPATGICHQVNLEYLAKCVLVRNGIAFPDTLVGTDSHTVMVNGLGVLGWGVGGIEAEAAMLGQPIYMLTPEVIGFRLCGKLPEGTTGTDLVLTVTQMLREKGVVGKFVEYYGPGLDHLPLPTKAMIANMAPEYGATMGFFPIDKATLDYLKMTGRTEEEIDLVERYAREQGLFREPDSPEPVFTDTLELDCGVIESSLAGPKRPQDRVSLANMKKEFHAGMARSVKERGFEVPPGDRATKVKLAEGDQPEIGHGVLTIAAITSCTNTSDPNVLVAAGLVARKAVAKGLKVSPWVKTSLAPGSRVVIDYLEKAGLMEPLKKLGFHNVGFGCTTCIGNSGPLSDAMVTAINEGNLVAAAVLSGNRNFEGRVSPHTKANFLASPPLVVAYALAGTIDIDLTNDPIGKGTDGDVFLKDIWPTQNEITEAVKAAVQPEMFREKYSSVFDGNPTWNAIKSSEGDLYEWNENSTYIQEPPFFVDLSAEPDDIAPINDARVLCLLGDSITTDHISPAGVIKADQPAGKFLLEHGVAFEDFNSYGSRRGNDRIMTRGTFANIRLRNLLAPGTEGGVTIFLPTGKQMSIYDAAVLYKETRTPLVVIAGNDYGMGSSRDWAAKGTNLLGVKAVLAQSYERIHRSNLVGMGVLPLQFLPGESRETVGLNGTEKFTVEGLSNGLKPKQKVTVRARGDHDEKTFQMIARLDTPVEVDYYRNGGILHMVLRQLARG; translated from the coding sequence ATGGATCCCTTTAACTCGATATCTCCCCTAAGCACCAAGGGCGGCGAGGTGAAGATGTATCGGCTCGATAAAGTGGCGTCGGCCGATCAATTGACCAGAATGCCGTACTCGATCAAGGTGCTGCTGGAGAACGTTCTTCGCAATGTCGACGGACATGCCGTGACTGAAGATGATGTGAAGCGGCTGGCCGCCTACAAGGCGAAGACGGTGGGCGATGTGGAACTGCCTTATAAACCGGCCCGCGTGCTACTTCAGGATTTTACCGGTGTCCCGGCGGTGGTTGACCTGGCAGCGTTGCGGTCGGCGATGAAGCGCATGGGTGGGGATCCCGGGAAAATCAATCCGTTGGTGCCGGTCGATCTGGTAATTGACCATTCCGTGCAGGTTGATGCCTATGCTTCCGATGATGCGCTCAAAATCAATATGCAAAAGGAATTCGAGCGGAATGCCGAACGGTATGAATTTTTGCATTGGGGCAAAAAGGCGTTTGATAATTTCCGAGTAGTCCCTCCGGCAACCGGGATCTGCCATCAAGTGAATCTCGAGTATCTGGCTAAGTGTGTATTGGTAAGAAACGGCATCGCTTTTCCTGATACGCTGGTCGGTACCGACAGTCACACGGTGATGGTTAACGGTCTGGGGGTGCTGGGCTGGGGTGTCGGCGGTATCGAAGCCGAGGCGGCGATGCTGGGACAGCCGATTTATATGCTCACACCGGAAGTGATTGGGTTCCGTTTGTGCGGCAAATTGCCGGAAGGAACGACCGGAACAGATCTGGTGCTGACCGTCACCCAGATGTTGCGCGAGAAGGGGGTGGTCGGCAAGTTCGTAGAGTATTACGGACCGGGGCTGGATCATTTGCCGTTGCCGACCAAGGCCATGATTGCCAACATGGCCCCCGAGTACGGCGCTACGATGGGATTTTTCCCAATCGACAAAGCCACCCTGGACTATCTGAAAATGACCGGTCGGACCGAGGAGGAGATCGATCTGGTCGAACGTTATGCCAGAGAGCAGGGCCTTTTCCGTGAGCCTGATTCGCCGGAACCGGTGTTCACCGATACGTTGGAGTTGGATTGCGGTGTAATTGAGTCTTCGCTGGCCGGACCGAAACGGCCGCAGGACCGGGTGTCGCTGGCCAATATGAAGAAAGAGTTCCATGCCGGAATGGCACGTTCGGTTAAGGAGCGAGGCTTCGAGGTCCCGCCGGGAGATCGGGCAACCAAGGTTAAGCTGGCGGAGGGAGATCAGCCCGAAATCGGCCATGGAGTGCTGACGATCGCCGCGATTACCTCATGCACGAACACCTCCGATCCGAACGTTCTGGTGGCGGCCGGGCTGGTAGCCAGGAAGGCCGTGGCGAAAGGGCTGAAGGTGTCGCCGTGGGTGAAGACATCGCTGGCGCCGGGTTCGCGGGTGGTGATCGACTACCTTGAAAAAGCCGGTTTGATGGAGCCCTTGAAGAAACTCGGTTTCCATAATGTCGGATTTGGCTGTACGACCTGTATTGGCAATTCGGGCCCGCTGTCGGATGCGATGGTGACGGCGATCAACGAGGGCAATCTGGTGGCGGCAGCGGTGCTGTCCGGCAATCGAAATTTTGAGGGGCGTGTCAGTCCGCATACAAAGGCGAATTTCCTGGCTTCACCGCCGCTGGTGGTGGCTTATGCGCTGGCGGGAACAATTGATATCGACCTGACCAATGATCCGATCGGCAAGGGAACCGATGGTGATGTTTTCCTGAAGGATATCTGGCCGACGCAGAATGAGATCACCGAGGCTGTGAAAGCGGCAGTACAGCCGGAGATGTTCCGGGAGAAGTATTCTTCGGTGTTCGACGGTAACCCGACCTGGAATGCGATCAAGTCGTCTGAAGGCGACCTGTATGAATGGAATGAAAATTCGACCTACATCCAGGAACCGCCGTTCTTTGTCGATCTTTCGGCCGAACCGGACGATATTGCGCCGATAAACGACGCCCGAGTGCTCTGTTTGCTCGGGGATTCGATCACGACCGATCATATCTCACCGGCGGGGGTGATCAAGGCCGATCAGCCAGCGGGCAAGTTCCTGCTGGAACACGGGGTGGCGTTCGAGGATTTCAACAGTTACGGCTCACGGCGCGGCAACGACCGCATCATGACACGCGGAACTTTCGCCAATATCCGCTTGCGCAATCTGCTGGCTCCGGGAACGGAAGGAGGCGTAACAATATTTCTGCCAACCGGGAAGCAAATGTCGATCTATGACGCGGCGGTGCTCTACAAAGAAACCAGGACACCGCTGGTGGTGATCGCAGGTAATGATTACGGCATGGGGTCTTCACGTGACTGGGCGGCCAAGGGGACCAATCTGCTCGGCGTGAAAGCGGTGTTGGCGCAGAGCTATGAGCGCATCCATCGTTCGAATCTCGTTGGCATGGGCGTGCTGCCTTTGCAGTTCCTGCCGGGGGAATCGCGCGAAACGGTTGGTCTGAACGGCACCGAGAAGTTCACAGTCGAAGGCCTTTCGAACGGCCTTAAGCCCAAACAGAAGGTGACAGTGCGGGCCAGGGGAGACCACGACGAGAAGACCTTCCAGATGATCGCCCGCCTCGACACGCCGGTGGAGGTAGATTACTACCGCAACGGCGGTATTTTACACATGGTGCTGCGGCAGTTGGCCCGGGGCTGA
- a CDS encoding DMT family transporter, with product MKERRLNQESDTGLAAQRSAKVGTVLAAVSAFGSALTTVIGKWNLMSISPLLMNSMIFTIASVVMTVLWVPYKGRRAVFCHSAQGWRWIGAFALTSVAAIWLWWAGVQKIDPSLASFLNRVEVPIIILMGVVLLKEKFGPLEIIGGGLTLLGIVIMKLTLRFQYDEGFWLVLASSLCFGVTEYISKIALRYVDAVPMTYLRNLMIAVAFWVLFAGSDNSFSGLGEVWYGVAAVALLGPILARLLYMLALVRLELSKVAIISQLQPVYVLLIAVVALNQMPTTRELAGGFCLLAGCLLMIIGRQRLRLVSARG from the coding sequence GTGAAAGAACGTCGGTTAAATCAGGAATCTGATACGGGATTAGCCGCACAGCGGTCGGCGAAGGTCGGGACGGTGCTGGCGGCGGTATCGGCGTTTGGTTCCGCGCTGACCACGGTGATCGGTAAATGGAACCTCATGTCGATTTCACCACTCCTGATGAACAGCATGATTTTCACGATTGCTAGTGTGGTTATGACCGTTCTGTGGGTGCCTTACAAAGGCCGGCGGGCGGTGTTCTGTCATTCGGCTCAGGGCTGGCGCTGGATCGGGGCGTTTGCGCTCACTTCGGTGGCGGCAATATGGCTGTGGTGGGCCGGAGTTCAGAAGATCGATCCCTCGCTGGCCTCGTTTCTCAACCGCGTCGAAGTACCCATAATCATTCTTATGGGAGTGGTTCTGCTAAAAGAGAAATTCGGGCCGCTCGAGATAATCGGCGGGGGGCTGACGCTGCTCGGAATCGTAATCATGAAGTTGACGCTCAGGTTTCAGTATGACGAAGGTTTCTGGCTGGTGCTGGCGAGTTCTTTGTGTTTTGGCGTGACGGAGTATATCTCGAAAATTGCCCTGCGATATGTCGATGCCGTACCGATGACTTATTTGCGCAATCTGATGATCGCAGTTGCTTTCTGGGTGTTGTTCGCCGGGTCCGACAACAGCTTCAGTGGTTTGGGAGAAGTGTGGTATGGAGTGGCGGCAGTGGCGTTGCTGGGGCCGATTCTGGCCCGGCTTCTGTACATGCTCGCTCTGGTCCGCCTGGAACTGTCGAAAGTCGCCATAATCAGTCAGCTTCAGCCGGTTTACGTTCTCCTGATTGCGGTGGTGGCGTTAAACCAAATGCCGACGACGCGTGAATTGGCGGGTGGGTTTTGTCTTTTAGCGGGATGTTTGCTGATGATTATCGGGCGACAGCGTCTGAGATTGGTGTCTGCCCGCGGTTGA